The following coding sequences lie in one Arachis hypogaea cultivar Tifrunner chromosome 4, arahy.Tifrunner.gnm2.J5K5, whole genome shotgun sequence genomic window:
- the LOC112796266 gene encoding stilbene synthase 3-like — translation MVSASDIRKVQRAEGPATVLAIGTANPPNCVDQSTYADYYFRVTNSEHMTDLKKKFQRICERTQIKNRYMYLTEEILKENPNMCAYKAPSLDAREDMMIREVPRVGKEAATKAIKEWGQPMSKITHLIFCTTSGVALPGVDYELIVLLGLDPSVKRYMMYHQGCFAGGTVLRLAKDLAENNKDARVLIVCSENTSITFRGPSETDMDSLVGQALFADGAAAIIIGSDPIPDVENPLFEIVSTDQQLVPNSHGAIGGLLREVGLTFYLNKSVPDIISQNINDALNKAFDPLGISDYNSIFWIAHPGGRAILDQVEEKVNLKPEKMKATRDVLSNYGNMSSACVFFIMDLMRKKSLESGLKTTGEGLDWGVLFGFGPGLTIETVVLRSVAI, via the exons ATGGTGTCTGCGAGTGACATCCGCAAAGTTCAAAGAGCAGAAGGCCCTGCAACTGTATTAGCGATTGGCACAGCAAATCCACCAAACTGTGTTGATCAGAGCACATATGCAGATTACTATTTTAGAGTAACTAATAGCGAGCACATGACCGACCTCAAGAAAAAATTTCAGCGCATTT GTGAGAGAACACAGATCAAAAACAGATATATGTATTTAACGGAAGAAATACTAAAGGAGAATCCTAACATGTGCGCATACAAAGCACCGTCCTTGGATGCAAGAGAAGACATGATGATCAGGGAAGTACCAAGGGTTGGAAAAGAGGCTGCAACTAAGGCAATCAAGGAATGGGGTCAGCCAATGTCTAAAATCACACATTTGATCTTCTGCACCACCAGCGGCGTTGCATTGCCTGGCGTTGATTATGAACTCATCGTACTCTTAGGGCTTGACCCAAGCGTCAAGAGGTACATGATGTACCACCAAGGCTGCTTTGCTGGCGGCACTGTCCTTCGTTTGGCTAAGGACTTGGCTGAAAACAACAAGGATGCTCGTGTGCTTATTGTTTGTTCTGAAAATACTTCAATCACCTTTCGTGGTCCTAGTGAGACAGACATGGATAGTCTTGTAGGGCAAGCATTGTTTGCTGATGGAGCTGCTGCGATTATCATTGGTTCTGATCCTATTCCAGATGTTGAGAATCCTCTCTTTGAGATTGTTTCAACTGATCAACAACTTGTCCCTAACAGCCATGGAGCCATCGGTGGTCTCCTTCGTGAAGTTGGACTTACATTCTATCTTAACAAGAGTGTTCCGGATATTATTTCACAAAACATCAATGATGCACTCAATAAAGCTTTTGATCCACTAGGTATATCTGATTATAACTCAATATTTTGGATTGCACACCCTGGTGGACGTGCAATTTTGGACCAAGTTGAAGAGAAGGTGAACTTGAAACCAGAGAAGATGAAAGCCACCAGAGATGTGCTTAGTAATTATGGTAACATGTCCAGTGCGTGTGTGTTCTTCATTATGGATTTGATGAGAAAGAAGTCACTTGAATCAGGACTTAAAACCACTGGAGAAGGACTTGATTGGGGTGTACTTTTTGGGTTTGGTCCTGGTCTCACTATTGAAACTGTTGTTCTCCGCAGCGTGGCCATATAA